One window from the genome of bacterium encodes:
- a CDS encoding M48 family metallopeptidase has product MNYELVRCKRRTVGLHITQEAKLVVRVPLRAPLSFVEQVIAEKTPWINRTISRIKKRPAPYLRFHPQARTSLIKAYKKQAKLLFKERVELYAQAHHLTYSTIKINSAKRRWGSCSIKGNLNFTWRLVLAPLWVLDYVVVHELAHLKHHNHSHRFWEQVAMMYPNYKEASLWLKLNSTLLLM; this is encoded by the coding sequence ATGAACTACGAACTTGTTCGCTGCAAACGCCGTACGGTAGGATTACACATCACACAAGAAGCCAAACTTGTTGTACGCGTCCCATTGCGCGCCCCGCTTTCTTTTGTAGAACAAGTGATTGCCGAAAAAACACCGTGGATTAACCGTACGATAAGCCGCATCAAAAAACGCCCTGCACCATACCTGCGTTTTCATCCGCAAGCGCGGACTTCATTGATAAAAGCTTATAAAAAACAGGCCAAGCTTCTTTTTAAAGAGCGCGTTGAATTATATGCTCAAGCGCATCATCTTACCTACAGCACCATTAAAATTAATTCGGCCAAAAGACGCTGGGGATCGTGCAGCATCAAAGGAAATCTTAATTTCACTTGGAGGCTCGTCCTTGCTCCTTTATGGGTTTTGGATTATGTGGTCGTTCACGAGTTGGCCCATTTGAAACATCACAATCATTCTCATAGGTTTTGGGAACAAGTGGCCATGATGTACCCCAATTACAAAGAGGCTAGCCTCTGGCTTAAACTCAATAGTACTTTGCTGCTGATGTAG
- the ahpC gene encoding peroxiredoxin, translating into MNTIINTKVIDFSVQAYHDGKFKTVTQKDIEGKWSIFFFYPADFTFVCPTELGDMADKYETFQKMGVEVYSVSTDTHFVHKAWHDASDTIKKIKYPMLADPTGTLTRAFGVHIEEAGLAYRGTFVVNPEGKIKIVEINDNGIGRSADDLLRKVQAAQFVAEHPSEVCPAKWKPGEKTLKPGLDLVGKI; encoded by the coding sequence ATGAACACAATCATCAACACAAAAGTAATCGATTTTAGTGTGCAGGCTTACCACGATGGAAAATTTAAAACCGTCACCCAGAAGGATATTGAGGGTAAGTGGAGCATATTCTTTTTTTACCCTGCCGATTTCACCTTTGTTTGCCCTACCGAATTAGGGGATATGGCCGACAAATATGAAACGTTTCAAAAAATGGGTGTGGAAGTGTACTCGGTGAGTACCGATACGCACTTTGTGCACAAAGCATGGCACGATGCATCCGATACCATCAAAAAAATAAAATACCCCATGCTGGCCGACCCCACCGGTACCTTAACGCGTGCGTTTGGTGTGCATATTGAAGAAGCGGGCTTGGCCTACCGTGGCACCTTTGTGGTGAACCCCGAAGGTAAAATTAAAATTGTGGAGATCAACGACAACGGCATTGGGCGTAGCGCCGATGATCTGTTGCGCAAAGTGCAGGCCGCACAATTTGTGGCCGAACACCCAAGTGAAGTGTGCCCTGCTAAATGGAAGCCCGGCGAAAAAACCTTAAAACCCGGTTTGGATTTAGTAGGTAAAATCTAA
- a CDS encoding antibiotic biosynthesis monooxygenase, translating to MIIITAAWLAKAGKENELKNHLINMVKEVRKREPDCALYTLQENPKNLREFLFYEQYKNEAAINLHTNTPHFKALMENTKNLIENDVEVKFYNFIF from the coding sequence ATGATCATTATTACTGCCGCCTGGCTGGCTAAAGCCGGAAAAGAAAACGAACTTAAAAACCACTTAATCAATATGGTAAAAGAAGTACGTAAAAGAGAACCAGACTGCGCTCTTTATACCTTGCAGGAAAACCCCAAAAACCTTCGCGAGTTCCTGTTTTACGAGCAATACAAAAATGAGGCCGCTATTAACCTGCACACCAATACGCCGCACTTTAAGGCTTTAATGGAAAATACAAAAAACTTGATTGAAAACGATGTAGAGGTAAAATTTTATAATTTTATTTTTTAA
- a CDS encoding hydrogen peroxide-inducible genes activator, translated as MPSLTQIQYALTIEKLRHFGKAAKESHVSQPTLSQQLQKLEDEVGIIIFDRGKKPILPTPEGERFLEQAKTLMRNYDKLLHISKQTKGGGVSGDFKLAIIPTVASHLLPLILKPFSQNFPHVRLFIEEMKTETIIKELENDHLDGAILATPLEENNFKVHPLYYEPFYIYFSTNHPLLKLKEVPRDKLDNLEMWVLEDGHCFKDQMLNYCSLPRSNADNMGNIRFQSGSLDTLRRLVQKNMGYTFIPALMTLGLRQDELKNHVRPFKQPHPTREISLIYRRDHWKLGIIKAIEETVAKNLPSTIGQKPDKNQKVLDVC; from the coding sequence ATGCCGTCATTAACCCAAATTCAATACGCCCTAACTATTGAAAAACTAAGGCATTTTGGAAAGGCCGCTAAAGAAAGTCATGTAAGCCAGCCTACTCTCTCGCAACAGCTCCAAAAACTTGAGGATGAAGTGGGTATCATTATTTTTGATCGTGGCAAAAAACCCATTCTACCCACACCCGAAGGTGAGCGCTTTTTAGAGCAGGCAAAAACTCTCATGCGCAACTACGACAAGCTACTTCATATTTCTAAACAAACCAAAGGCGGTGGCGTGAGCGGCGATTTTAAATTAGCCATTATCCCAACTGTGGCAAGCCACCTGCTCCCCCTCATATTAAAACCCTTTTCTCAAAATTTTCCGCACGTGCGTTTGTTTATTGAGGAAATGAAAACTGAAACCATTATTAAAGAGTTGGAAAACGATCATTTAGACGGCGCCATTTTAGCAACCCCTCTTGAAGAAAATAACTTTAAGGTGCACCCACTGTACTACGAGCCCTTCTATATTTATTTTTCTACCAACCACCCCTTACTCAAACTAAAAGAAGTTCCGCGCGACAAATTGGATAATTTGGAAATGTGGGTTTTGGAAGATGGACATTGTTTTAAAGACCAGATGCTCAATTACTGTTCTCTTCCACGCAGCAATGCCGATAACATGGGAAATATTCGCTTTCAGAGTGGAAGCCTCGATACCTTGCGCCGTTTGGTTCAAAAAAATATGGGTTATACATTTATACCAGCACTCATGACGCTTGGCTTGCGCCAGGACGAACTTAAAAATCATGTACGCCCATTTAAACAACCACATCCCACCCGCGAAATAAGCCTTATCTACAGGCGCGATCACTGGAAACTGGGTATCATTAAAGCTATCGAGGAAACCGTAGCCAAAAATTTACCTTCCACAATTGGACAAAAGCCTGATAAAAACCAGAAAGTATTGGATGTGTGCTAA